From a single Syngnathus scovelli strain Florida chromosome 2, RoL_Ssco_1.2, whole genome shotgun sequence genomic region:
- the cd99 gene encoding CD99 molecule isoform X2: MKFCLLPAVLLLVTGALTQDDPTPPKPKEQPKSPDNTNLDEGLDLFDALGPDEPEPEKPKKPTNTGDSGGFGFDLDDALKPDPNAKPDKPVVNPPNRGGGGGNFGDNDLFDISDGGNYNPDDDGRPGDSNYNHAGGADQPQEAGSGAIAGIVSAIGVALLGAASSYFAYQKKKLCFKIQGGADPESGKSHPTQSNPQVYSNLLRTS, from the exons atgaagttttgcttgctacccgCTGTACTTCTCCTGGTGACTGGGGCATTGACGCAGGACG ACCCAACACCACCAAAACCTAAAgagcaaccaaaatctccagacAATACTAATCTTGATG AGGGTCTGGACCTTTTTGATGCCTTAGGACCAG atGAACCAGAACCTGAGAAACCTAAGAAGCCAACGAATACTGGAGATTCTG GTGGCTTTGGATTTGATCTCGACGACGCTCTTAAACCAG ACCCAAATGCCAAACCTGACAAACCTGTGGTCAACCCACCAAACCGTGGTGGAG GGGGTGGTAACTTTGGTGACAATGACTTATTTGATATAAGTGATGGTGGAAACTACAACCCTGATGACGACG GCCGTCCCGGAGATTCTAACTATAACCATGCAG GTGGTGCTGATCAGCCTCAAG AGGCCGGTTCCGGAGCAATCGCAGGAATCGTCAGCGCTATCGGGGTGGCTCTTTTAGGAGCGGCATCCAGTTACTTTGCTTACCAGAAGAAAAAACTGTGTTTCAAGATACAGGGAG GCGCTGACCCAGAAAGTGGGAAATCACATCCTACGCAGTCTAACcctcaag TTTACAGCAACTTGCTCAGGACGTCCTAG
- the cd99 gene encoding CD99 molecule isoform X1 — translation MKFCLLPAVLLLVTGALTQDGFDLFDALDDVDPTPPKPKEQPKSPDNTNLDEGLDLFDALGPDEPEPEKPKKPTNTGDSGGFGFDLDDALKPDPNAKPDKPVVNPPNRGGGGGNFGDNDLFDISDGGNYNPDDDGRPGDSNYNHAGGADQPQEAGSGAIAGIVSAIGVALLGAASSYFAYQKKKLCFKIQGGADPESGKSHPTQSNPQVYSNLLRTS, via the exons atgaagttttgcttgctacccgCTGTACTTCTCCTGGTGACTGGGGCATTGACGCAGGACG GATTTGACCTGTTTGATGCGCTCGATGACGTAG ACCCAACACCACCAAAACCTAAAgagcaaccaaaatctccagacAATACTAATCTTGATG AGGGTCTGGACCTTTTTGATGCCTTAGGACCAG atGAACCAGAACCTGAGAAACCTAAGAAGCCAACGAATACTGGAGATTCTG GTGGCTTTGGATTTGATCTCGACGACGCTCTTAAACCAG ACCCAAATGCCAAACCTGACAAACCTGTGGTCAACCCACCAAACCGTGGTGGAG GGGGTGGTAACTTTGGTGACAATGACTTATTTGATATAAGTGATGGTGGAAACTACAACCCTGATGACGACG GCCGTCCCGGAGATTCTAACTATAACCATGCAG GTGGTGCTGATCAGCCTCAAG AGGCCGGTTCCGGAGCAATCGCAGGAATCGTCAGCGCTATCGGGGTGGCTCTTTTAGGAGCGGCATCCAGTTACTTTGCTTACCAGAAGAAAAAACTGTGTTTCAAGATACAGGGAG GCGCTGACCCAGAAAGTGGGAAATCACATCCTACGCAGTCTAACcctcaag TTTACAGCAACTTGCTCAGGACGTCCTAG
- the cd99 gene encoding CD99 molecule isoform X3, producing the protein MKFCLLPAVLLLVTGALTQDGFDLFDALDDVDPTPPKPKEQPKSPDNTNLDEGLDLFDALGPDEPEPEKPKKPTNTGDSGGFGFDLDDALKPDPNAKPDKPVVNPPNRGGGGGNFGDNDLFDISDGGNYNPDDDGRPGDSNYNHAGGADQPQDPDLPWQQILKMLNCNIPEEIIMWMSNIKKTLVPLLERAMELVQAMP; encoded by the exons atgaagttttgcttgctacccgCTGTACTTCTCCTGGTGACTGGGGCATTGACGCAGGACG GATTTGACCTGTTTGATGCGCTCGATGACGTAG ACCCAACACCACCAAAACCTAAAgagcaaccaaaatctccagacAATACTAATCTTGATG AGGGTCTGGACCTTTTTGATGCCTTAGGACCAG atGAACCAGAACCTGAGAAACCTAAGAAGCCAACGAATACTGGAGATTCTG GTGGCTTTGGATTTGATCTCGACGACGCTCTTAAACCAG ACCCAAATGCCAAACCTGACAAACCTGTGGTCAACCCACCAAACCGTGGTGGAG GGGGTGGTAACTTTGGTGACAATGACTTATTTGATATAAGTGATGGTGGAAACTACAACCCTGATGACGACG GCCGTCCCGGAGATTCTAACTATAACCATGCAG GTGGTGCTGATCAGCCTCAAG ATCCCGACCTTCCGTGGCAACAAATCCTGAAGATGCTAAATTGTAACATACCTGAGGAAATCATTATGTGGATGTCCAATATAAAAAAGACCTTAGTACCGCTCTTAGAGAGGGCCATGGAGCTTGTGCAGGCTATGCCCTGA